In a single window of the Gloeocapsa sp. PCC 73106 genome:
- a CDS encoding phasin family protein, with amino-acid sequence MAGLGDLVQKAIYLGVGMADYAAERAGVTFQELKIQAQKVADEMVARGEMSVEEARKYVDELVKQAQDPNISESQSTNQTQPSEPRRIEIVTEEPNDTEKLRRQVESLQEELRRLQRD; translated from the coding sequence ATGGCAGGTTTAGGAGATCTAGTCCAAAAAGCAATCTATCTAGGGGTAGGAATGGCAGATTACGCAGCAGAAAGAGCGGGTGTGACTTTCCAAGAATTAAAAATTCAAGCCCAAAAAGTTGCCGATGAAATGGTAGCCAGAGGAGAAATGAGCGTCGAGGAAGCGCGGAAATATGTGGATGAGTTGGTCAAACAAGCTCAAGATCCCAACATTAGCGAGTCTCAGTCTACCAATCAAACCCAGCCATCTGAACCTCGCAGAATCGAAATTGTCACTGAAGAGCCAAATGATACAGAAAAATTGCGTCGCCAAGTAGAAAGCCTACAAGAAGAGTTACGTCGTTTGCAACGGGATTAA